The following coding sequences are from one Shewanella eurypsychrophilus window:
- a CDS encoding DUF2750 domain-containing protein, with protein MSKSAKDASQMTPEARYDYFVEQVKSAEVIWTLQDDDGCVMLTTEEEDCIPMWPSEEAAKSWAIDDWANCIPLEIPVSEWLERWVPGMQDDDLFVAVFPVQEDLGVVIPPYELEQRLTPKQRH; from the coding sequence ATGAGCAAAAGTGCCAAAGATGCAAGCCAGATGACTCCCGAAGCTCGCTATGATTATTTTGTAGAGCAAGTAAAGTCAGCAGAGGTAATTTGGACCCTTCAAGATGATGATGGCTGTGTGATGCTGACCACTGAGGAAGAAGATTGCATTCCTATGTGGCCAAGTGAGGAGGCTGCTAAGTCTTGGGCTATCGATGACTGGGCTAACTGTATCCCACTGGAAATTCCAGTATCAGAATGGTTAGAACGTTGGGTGCCTGGCATGCAAGATGATGATCTGTTTGTGGCAGTTTTTCCTGTTCAAGAAGATCTAGGTGTGGTTATTCCTCCTTATGAACTAGAGCAGAGACTCACGCCTAAGCAGCGCCACTAA
- the aqpZ gene encoding aquaporin Z: MNMSQKMAAEFIGTLWLVLGGCGSAVLAAAFPEVGIGLLGVSFAFGLTVLTMAFAIGHISGCHLNPAVSFGLWAGGRFPAKELAPYITAQVAGGIAGAAILFLIASGNADFSLADGFASNGYGQHSPGGYTMTSALVTEIVMTLFFLLIILGATDARAPKGFAPIAIGLGLTLIHLISIPITNTSVNPARSTGPALFVGDWAISQLWLFWVAPIAGAILAGFIYKFFNAKDSD; this comes from the coding sequence ATGAATATGTCTCAAAAAATGGCAGCTGAATTTATCGGTACGCTGTGGCTGGTACTTGGTGGTTGTGGAAGTGCGGTATTAGCCGCAGCCTTTCCTGAAGTCGGTATAGGCCTATTAGGCGTCTCTTTCGCTTTTGGACTCACAGTGTTAACCATGGCATTCGCCATAGGCCACATATCAGGTTGCCATTTAAATCCGGCAGTATCTTTCGGCCTTTGGGCTGGCGGACGCTTCCCAGCTAAAGAACTGGCTCCCTATATTACCGCCCAGGTAGCAGGTGGTATCGCGGGTGCAGCAATTTTATTCCTTATAGCGTCAGGTAATGCCGACTTTAGCTTAGCCGATGGCTTTGCATCAAATGGCTATGGTCAACACTCACCAGGTGGCTATACCATGACATCTGCATTAGTCACTGAAATTGTGATGACGTTATTCTTCCTGCTCATCATATTAGGTGCAACAGATGCCAGAGCACCAAAAGGCTTTGCGCCTATCGCTATCGGACTCGGTTTAACTCTGATTCATTTGATCAGTATTCCAATCACAAATACCTCAGTAAACCCAGCCCGTAGTACCGGGCCGGCACTATTTGTCGGTGACTGGGCAATCTCACAATTATGGCTATTCTGGGTTGCACCCATTGCAGGTGCTATCTTGGCTGGCTTTATCTACAAATTCTTTAACGCAAAAGACAGTGACTAA
- a CDS encoding cytochrome C, giving the protein MKKRLIAVTFALTGALSPVSAAEQYPIDEVTGLIMAPGWEMVKAQCNACHTSHIIPQNPGNREVWRDTIQWMVDTQGLWDLNETWDPVLDYLSTYYDEKGIDMSIFRRKPLEESQMPPMPVKQEL; this is encoded by the coding sequence ATGAAAAAACGACTAATAGCAGTTACTTTCGCGTTAACTGGTGCTTTATCGCCCGTTAGCGCCGCTGAACAATATCCGATTGACGAAGTGACAGGCCTAATCATGGCCCCTGGCTGGGAGATGGTAAAAGCGCAATGTAACGCCTGTCATACCAGTCATATCATTCCACAAAACCCGGGTAACCGTGAAGTATGGCGTGACACCATACAGTGGATGGTAGACACCCAAGGTTTGTGGGATCTCAATGAAACATGGGATCCGGTGCTTGACTATCTCTCGACCTATTACGACGAAAAAGGCATAGATATGAGCATCTTCAGGCGTAAGCCATTAGAGGAATCTCAGATGCCCCCTATGCCAGTAAAGCAGGAGCTATAA
- a CDS encoding substrate-binding periplasmic protein, with protein sequence MTTSSPIIEIRTIEILPYGIKTKISPSASSEYIPSGIYYDMANLLAEESGYLPHNEIYPYARIMLELKSGQTDMTIMYKYKELEDYVTYIAPLPSLKNVVIGLHGTSFSSFDNLKGKKLAYLRGAKFSDVIDNDPAIYRFETFDFIQAVKMLMAGHVDAVIGPMDAILSAALQLNEDINLFGEPFVVSQRTPWVQISNKSLHKFSPQRLKSSYEKIIERDELSKLRRKYLGYSQ encoded by the coding sequence ATGACTACAAGCTCTCCCATCATAGAGATCCGTACCATAGAAATTTTACCCTATGGCATAAAGACAAAAATCAGCCCCAGTGCCTCATCTGAATATATCCCTAGTGGTATCTATTACGATATGGCCAACCTTCTGGCAGAAGAATCAGGCTACCTGCCACATAATGAAATATACCCTTATGCCAGGATTATGCTTGAACTTAAGTCCGGACAAACCGACATGACTATCATGTACAAGTACAAAGAACTTGAAGACTACGTCACTTACATTGCGCCGCTGCCAAGTTTAAAAAATGTTGTCATTGGCTTGCATGGCACAAGTTTTAGCTCTTTCGATAACCTCAAAGGCAAGAAGCTGGCTTACTTAAGAGGCGCTAAGTTTAGTGATGTCATAGACAACGATCCTGCAATTTATCGCTTCGAGACATTCGACTTCATCCAGGCAGTAAAGATGTTAATGGCGGGCCATGTCGATGCAGTCATTGGTCCCATGGATGCGATTCTTAGTGCAGCACTTCAGCTTAATGAAGATATCAACCTGTTTGGTGAGCCGTTCGTGGTATCCCAAAGAACACCTTGGGTGCAGATTTCTAATAAAAGTTTGCATAAATTTTCACCACAAAGACTCAAATCTAGCTATGAAAAAATTATCGAACGGGACGAGTTATCTAAGCTTAGAAGAAAATATTTAGGCTACTCTCAATAA
- a CDS encoding sulfite oxidase, with protein sequence MTIDRRKFLKGAVATSVTAMLPLNWAFAQNRPAGMAPLDVSAVTWSKAEDIPSHFNVLNTSPLNAMPAEHLLAPAKTPADIAFIRWNGQMPDFESIDPDTWEFTVDGESIETPKTYTIAELKKKFKTHTQQLVLECGGNSRENFYPNAKGNQWSNSAVFCAEWTGVLVKDVLADCGVKSDAVYTAHYGADKHISGKGAAISRGVPIEAAMSENAMIAWGMNGENIPFMHGYPLRIVFGGRPGSVSQKCATGMGVRDRVHDGKKMGAPAYQVPKNPVAPGEKVDNKDFKIIEEMIVKSLITAPQTGGELTLGQSLEVSGHAWAGTRDVAKVEVSYDYGTTWQTASLTKPVNPMAWQQWKINVKLPQTGYYEIWARATDTKGDTQPMVQPQWNPKGYLFNGCHRVAVRVV encoded by the coding sequence ATGACTATCGATAGACGTAAATTTTTAAAAGGCGCGGTAGCAACATCTGTCACTGCAATGCTTCCTCTTAATTGGGCATTTGCTCAAAATCGTCCCGCCGGTATGGCTCCCCTCGATGTGTCGGCAGTGACTTGGTCAAAAGCTGAAGATATTCCATCACACTTTAATGTTCTTAATACCAGTCCATTAAATGCCATGCCTGCAGAACACTTGCTTGCTCCTGCAAAAACACCTGCCGATATTGCCTTTATCCGCTGGAATGGCCAGATGCCAGACTTTGAAAGCATCGACCCTGATACTTGGGAATTTACCGTCGATGGCGAATCAATTGAAACCCCTAAGACTTACACCATCGCCGAGCTCAAAAAGAAATTTAAGACTCACACTCAACAGCTAGTGCTTGAGTGTGGTGGTAACAGCCGCGAAAACTTCTACCCTAACGCCAAAGGTAACCAGTGGAGTAACTCTGCTGTTTTCTGTGCCGAATGGACAGGGGTGCTAGTCAAAGATGTACTGGCCGACTGTGGTGTCAAGAGTGATGCGGTATATACAGCTCATTACGGCGCCGATAAGCACATTAGTGGTAAAGGTGCAGCGATTTCACGCGGCGTGCCGATTGAAGCTGCGATGAGTGAAAATGCCATGATTGCCTGGGGCATGAACGGCGAAAACATTCCATTTATGCATGGCTATCCCCTGCGCATTGTTTTTGGTGGACGCCCAGGTTCAGTGTCTCAGAAATGTGCTACCGGAATGGGAGTTCGCGACCGTGTTCACGATGGTAAGAAGATGGGCGCACCTGCCTATCAAGTACCAAAGAATCCAGTTGCACCAGGTGAGAAGGTCGATAATAAAGACTTTAAGATCATCGAAGAGATGATTGTTAAATCACTTATTACAGCCCCTCAGACTGGCGGTGAGCTCACATTAGGTCAGTCACTGGAAGTCAGCGGCCATGCTTGGGCCGGTACTCGAGACGTAGCCAAAGTTGAAGTCAGTTACGATTACGGTACGACTTGGCAGACAGCTTCTCTGACTAAACCTGTAAACCCTATGGCTTGGCAGCAGTGGAAAATCAATGTAAAACTGCCACAAACGGGTTACTACGAAATTTGGGCTAGAGCCACTGATACCAAAGGTGATACTCAACCTATGGTTCAACCACAGTGGAACCCTAAAGGTTACTTATTCAACGGCTGTCATAGAGTCGCTGTAAGGGTCGTGTAA
- the erpA gene encoding iron-sulfur cluster insertion protein ErpA, translating to MTEQTAEQAVEQADDALPIQFTDAAASKVKTLLDEEENDALKLRVYVTGGGCSGFQYGFTFDEKVNEGDFTVEKQGVQLVVDPMSLQYLVGGEVDYTSGLEGSRFFVRNPNATTTCGCGASFSV from the coding sequence ATGACTGAACAAACTGCCGAACAAGCGGTAGAGCAAGCTGACGATGCTTTGCCTATCCAATTTACCGATGCGGCTGCTTCAAAAGTAAAAACGCTTTTAGATGAAGAAGAAAATGATGCATTGAAGCTGCGAGTCTATGTGACTGGTGGTGGGTGTTCTGGTTTTCAGTATGGCTTCACTTTCGATGAGAAAGTTAATGAAGGTGACTTCACGGTAGAGAAGCAGGGAGTACAGCTGGTTGTCGATCCGATGAGCTTACAATATCTTGTTGGTGGAGAGGTTGACTATACATCTGGATTAGAAGGTTCGCGTTTTTTTGTTAGAAACCCTAACGCAACGACAACCTGTGGATGTGGTGCAAGCTTCTCAGTATAA
- a CDS encoding DUF6776 family protein — protein sequence MANYHRWIDRMQVLERQIRPSSVYLLLLVVVAFVLGLVSYSVWNEQNPPTVNNNTQVLDKLTQQLNIQTQTLASRNLELALAIETNSKMQTLFSEQNVKEKKLVKELAFYRSIMAPETIADGVAIHGLELSPSLLANKYRLKLILTQLQKRKQSLKGRAELTFIGVQDGEAVNFSLSQLTDIKQLDFKFRYFQVLETEITLPDNFIFSHVIAKVIVPSSRWTKGSQIEIEFSADELLPVISESSVEPKPVPSTKLSAEIAPVDVTHNGMQPETVVESEAPKLGDEGSKIDKPVR from the coding sequence ATGGCAAATTATCATCGTTGGATTGATCGCATGCAAGTGCTTGAACGACAAATCCGGCCATCAAGTGTTTATTTATTGCTACTTGTTGTCGTGGCTTTTGTTTTAGGCCTAGTCAGCTACAGCGTATGGAATGAACAAAATCCCCCGACAGTAAACAATAACACACAAGTGTTAGATAAATTGACTCAACAGCTTAATATTCAGACTCAAACATTGGCATCTAGAAATTTAGAGCTGGCACTCGCGATAGAAACAAATAGTAAGATGCAGACGCTGTTTTCTGAGCAGAATGTAAAAGAGAAGAAGCTTGTAAAAGAGTTAGCATTTTATCGCAGTATCATGGCGCCAGAAACGATTGCCGATGGTGTCGCTATTCATGGGCTTGAATTATCGCCAAGTTTATTAGCTAATAAATATCGCCTCAAACTTATCCTGACTCAACTTCAGAAACGTAAACAGTCGTTAAAAGGACGTGCTGAATTGACTTTCATTGGAGTGCAAGACGGCGAAGCGGTTAATTTTAGCCTTAGTCAGCTGACAGATATCAAACAGTTAGATTTTAAATTTAGGTATTTTCAGGTGTTAGAAACAGAGATCACCTTGCCTGACAACTTTATATTTTCACACGTAATTGCAAAAGTCATCGTCCCCTCTAGTCGCTGGACTAAAGGCTCACAGATTGAAATAGAATTCTCTGCCGATGAATTATTGCCAGTAATTAGCGAGTCTAGCGTCGAGCCTAAGCCTGTTCCTTCCACTAAGCTTAGTGCTGAAATAGCCCCCGTTGATGTTACGCACAATGGCATGCAGCCAGAAACGGTGGTTGAAAGTGAAGCACCTAAGCTAGGTGATGAAGGTAGCAAAATAGATAAGCCTGTTCGGTGA
- a CDS encoding c-type cytochrome, whose amino-acid sequence MMKNSILLLASLLFSAATLASTSQDNDIFNATQAVSELKLDTKVLEHQADLASGEALANQRCIACHGEAMLKIMSTYPNLKGQKSAYLFKQLVEFKRGDRVNPLMQAQAGMLSEAEMKDVAYYYSLQTPVNIK is encoded by the coding sequence ATGATGAAAAATTCAATATTGCTATTAGCTAGTTTACTGTTTTCTGCTGCTACGTTAGCTAGTACGTCACAAGACAATGACATATTTAACGCTACACAGGCTGTATCAGAACTTAAACTTGATACTAAAGTGCTTGAGCATCAAGCAGACTTAGCGAGCGGTGAAGCGTTAGCAAACCAACGCTGTATAGCGTGCCATGGTGAAGCCATGTTAAAAATAATGTCGACTTATCCAAACTTAAAAGGTCAAAAATCCGCTTACTTATTCAAGCAGCTTGTTGAGTTCAAACGTGGTGATCGAGTTAACCCTTTAATGCAGGCACAAGCTGGCATGCTTTCAGAAGCTGAAATGAAAGATGTGGCTTACTATTACTCACTGCAAACCCCAGTAAATATAAAGTAA
- the nhaD gene encoding sodium:proton antiporter NhaD, with amino-acid sequence MLNIFLISLAVLALLSIIFEEITHLNKAKTTLFFGCVSWVVLFMSAGDPGQQKIVEAELNENLLEIATLWLFLMSTMTFVAYLNAKGMIQILVQKLFPQRVSVRMLMIQVALFSLVLSAICDNVTATLVSLGLLTTFKLESQMRRRMAVLIIFAVNSGGVALITGDVTTLMIFLGGHVQMSELLILFLPAAVSVMLLAVLFSLKAEGYVSTTPIKRDYHKVDVLIAVIFFSTIIATMALNVLFGIPPVLTFLTGLSIMFLVGNTSRSDKEELQILEYIRQVEFDTLLFFLGILLLVGMLKEIGTLDLLTQVYAQFDPNISNFVTGIGSALLDNVPLTAALLKAEPILNTPEWLGLTYSVGVGGSLLVIGSASGIIAMSKVKELTFVSYLRYVPALLLCYSLGYGLTLFLSYKMFG; translated from the coding sequence ATGCTCAACATATTTCTGATATCCCTTGCCGTTTTAGCGCTATTAAGTATTATTTTCGAAGAGATCACTCATCTTAACAAAGCCAAGACCACGCTATTTTTTGGCTGTGTTTCATGGGTTGTACTATTCATGTCAGCAGGCGATCCTGGCCAGCAGAAAATTGTCGAAGCAGAGCTAAACGAAAACTTACTTGAAATTGCCACTTTATGGCTATTCCTCATGTCGACAATGACCTTTGTCGCATACCTTAATGCAAAAGGTATGATCCAGATTTTAGTGCAGAAACTATTCCCACAACGGGTATCAGTTCGCATGCTGATGATACAGGTCGCACTATTCTCTTTAGTGCTTTCAGCTATCTGTGACAATGTCACAGCCACACTCGTCTCGCTTGGCTTACTGACAACCTTTAAACTCGAAAGCCAAATGCGTCGCCGTATGGCGGTGTTGATTATCTTTGCTGTGAACTCTGGTGGAGTCGCTCTTATCACTGGCGACGTCACCACCTTGATGATTTTCCTTGGTGGTCATGTGCAGATGTCAGAGTTATTGATCCTCTTCTTGCCAGCAGCAGTTAGCGTTATGCTCCTCGCTGTACTGTTTTCACTTAAAGCTGAAGGATATGTCAGCACCACACCGATAAAACGTGATTACCACAAAGTCGATGTGTTGATTGCCGTCATCTTCTTTTCTACCATTATTGCGACCATGGCACTCAATGTGCTATTTGGCATCCCCCCTGTACTGACCTTTCTCACAGGCCTATCGATTATGTTCTTGGTTGGCAATACAAGCCGCAGCGATAAAGAAGAGTTGCAGATCCTCGAATATATTCGTCAGGTTGAATTTGATACCTTGTTATTTTTTCTCGGGATCTTGCTACTTGTGGGCATGCTCAAAGAGATAGGTACCTTAGATTTACTCACCCAAGTCTATGCGCAATTTGACCCCAATATCTCTAACTTCGTCACAGGTATAGGCTCAGCCCTGCTCGATAACGTGCCATTGACTGCTGCACTATTAAAAGCAGAACCTATTCTTAACACCCCTGAGTGGCTAGGGTTAACCTATTCAGTCGGGGTGGGTGGTTCATTATTAGTGATTGGCTCTGCATCAGGCATCATAGCCATGAGCAAGGTCAAAGAGCTGACGTTCGTTAGTTATCTTAGATATGTACCTGCATTACTGCTCTGTTACAGCCTAGGCTATGGTTTAACCCTGTTCCTATCCTATAAGATGTTTGGCTAA
- the hemL gene encoding glutamate-1-semialdehyde 2,1-aminomutase translates to MTRSDTLFEQAKKTIPGGVNSPVRAFNGVGGSPRFIEKADGAYIYDADGKAYIDYVGSWGPMILGHNHPKIREAVLAAVENGLSFGAPTELEVTMAEKVIEMVPSMEQVRMVSSGTEATMSAIRLARGFTNRDKILKFEGCYHGHADCLLVKAGSGALTLGQPSSPGIPEDFAKHTLTATYNELESVKALFEQYPEEISCIILEPVAGNMNCIPPVDGFLQGLRAICDQYGALMIIDEVMTGFRVSKGGAQGHYGVTPDLTTLGKVIGGGMPVGAFGGRKDVMQFIAPTGPVYQAGTLSGNPIAMSAGLAQLNALCEDGVYEELAAKTKRIAEGFKAAANKHGIPMAINYVGGMFGFFFTEEEKVTTFEQVTKCDADKFPIFYHGMLDEGIYLAPSAYEAGFLSMAHGEKELEETLAAVDRVFAKMAAK, encoded by the coding sequence ATGACCCGTTCCGACACTCTTTTTGAACAGGCAAAGAAAACCATCCCAGGTGGTGTGAACTCACCAGTACGTGCTTTCAATGGCGTTGGTGGTTCACCTCGTTTTATCGAAAAAGCCGATGGTGCATACATCTATGACGCTGACGGTAAAGCCTATATCGATTATGTAGGTTCTTGGGGACCGATGATCTTAGGTCATAACCACCCAAAAATCCGCGAAGCAGTACTTGCAGCTGTGGAAAATGGCCTATCTTTCGGTGCGCCAACAGAACTTGAAGTCACGATGGCAGAAAAAGTCATCGAGATGGTTCCTTCAATGGAACAGGTCCGCATGGTGAGCTCAGGTACTGAAGCGACCATGAGTGCAATTCGTCTGGCACGTGGTTTTACTAATCGTGACAAAATTTTGAAATTTGAAGGCTGCTACCACGGCCACGCTGACTGCCTACTAGTAAAAGCTGGTTCAGGTGCGCTAACTTTAGGCCAGCCAAGCTCTCCAGGTATTCCAGAAGATTTTGCTAAGCACACTCTAACTGCAACATACAACGAACTGGAATCAGTCAAGGCGTTGTTCGAGCAGTACCCTGAAGAGATCTCTTGTATCATCCTTGAGCCTGTTGCCGGTAACATGAACTGTATTCCTCCAGTAGATGGTTTCTTGCAAGGCCTTCGTGCAATCTGTGATCAGTACGGTGCATTGATGATTATCGATGAAGTGATGACAGGTTTCCGCGTCTCTAAAGGCGGTGCTCAGGGTCACTATGGCGTGACACCTGACTTAACGACGCTTGGTAAGGTGATCGGTGGCGGTATGCCAGTAGGCGCATTCGGTGGTCGCAAAGATGTGATGCAGTTTATCGCACCTACAGGTCCTGTATATCAAGCGGGTACGCTATCAGGTAACCCTATCGCAATGTCTGCAGGTCTTGCTCAACTGAACGCACTTTGTGAAGACGGCGTCTATGAAGAGCTAGCGGCAAAGACTAAGCGTATCGCAGAAGGCTTTAAGGCCGCTGCGAATAAGCATGGCATTCCAATGGCTATCAACTATGTTGGCGGTATGTTTGGATTTTTCTTCACCGAAGAAGAGAAAGTCACCACGTTTGAGCAAGTCACAAAATGTGATGCTGACAAATTCCCAATCTTCTATCACGGCATGCTTGATGAAGGTATCTACCTTGCTCCAAGCGCGTACGAAGCAGGGTTCCTATCTATGGCCCATGGTGAGAAAGAGCTAGAAGAGACGCTAGCTGCTGTTGATCGTGTGTTTGCTAAGATGGCTGCTAAGTAA
- a CDS encoding chloride channel protein produces the protein MYLRTDLQDKLSQPKLSLQLCLLALLFALIASGVIILFRLLLLWLNNYTQTSELDFTEIVDDWRVLLPLLGAVLIWLVARLGSKRYKRMGIAYVLHRVKLHYGKMPLQSAPGQFFQALFALASNFSVGREGPAIHLGAVSASVMAEKFNLPDNSVRIMCASGIAAGIAATFNAPLAAIFFVFEVILREYKLHYFFPIMISAICGAVSSQIFFGNIHEYDQINIIHIPLSQYPILAITGIVIGCVAALFNLSLLKVTAKGQNWPLAYRLLLAGVVTTIVGVFLPEALGSGDLAIEHAISENPGLLFLFALLIGKIIATIAALGLGIPGGIIGPLFGIGALLGAILAIISATLFPSIAPYIGLYTIIGMTAMMGVCLGAPLAALIALLELTNNASMILPAMFVSIPAFLVAHQGFNSKSLFYKQLEIMGLDYKVSPVKLGLMKTGVRAIMDRRFVIVRDNDDLLLEVLKRAEGRSVLARDALGDIQMLQLELQVSDDVSTLTRHPMQGLPDTATLNEVYQILSRHRRGEVYIYQGKQDKVIGVISWGVLQKEINSGQI, from the coding sequence ATGTACCTGAGAACAGATCTACAAGATAAGCTATCCCAACCCAAGCTCAGTCTGCAATTGTGCTTATTGGCACTATTGTTCGCTCTAATTGCCTCGGGCGTCATTATTCTCTTCAGACTCTTACTTCTCTGGTTGAATAATTATACTCAAACCAGCGAGCTCGATTTTACTGAGATTGTTGACGACTGGCGAGTGCTTTTACCTTTACTCGGTGCAGTTTTAATCTGGCTTGTAGCTAGACTAGGCTCGAAACGTTATAAACGCATGGGAATTGCTTATGTATTACACAGGGTAAAGCTTCACTATGGTAAAATGCCACTTCAGTCGGCTCCCGGTCAATTCTTTCAAGCTCTTTTTGCGTTAGCAAGCAACTTTTCTGTCGGCCGTGAAGGGCCTGCCATACATTTAGGCGCTGTGAGTGCCAGTGTGATGGCAGAAAAATTTAACCTTCCAGATAATAGCGTGCGTATCATGTGCGCGAGTGGAATTGCAGCGGGAATTGCTGCAACATTTAATGCCCCCCTAGCCGCAATATTTTTCGTTTTTGAAGTGATCTTGCGAGAGTATAAACTGCACTATTTTTTCCCGATCATGATATCTGCCATCTGTGGTGCAGTATCTAGCCAAATCTTCTTTGGTAACATTCACGAATACGATCAAATAAACATTATACACATTCCTTTATCCCAGTACCCAATCCTCGCAATCACCGGGATAGTGATTGGCTGTGTTGCTGCTCTGTTCAATTTATCATTGTTGAAAGTCACAGCTAAAGGCCAAAATTGGCCCTTAGCTTACAGATTATTGTTGGCTGGAGTCGTCACGACCATCGTTGGTGTTTTTCTCCCAGAGGCTCTAGGCAGTGGCGACCTTGCTATCGAGCATGCGATTAGTGAAAACCCAGGTTTACTTTTTCTATTTGCACTTTTAATTGGAAAGATTATCGCGACCATTGCCGCCTTGGGACTTGGTATACCAGGCGGTATTATTGGTCCACTATTTGGTATTGGTGCACTGCTTGGTGCGATACTCGCGATAATCAGCGCGACGCTTTTCCCCTCGATTGCGCCTTATATTGGCCTATATACCATCATAGGTATGACGGCTATGATGGGAGTGTGTCTAGGTGCACCACTAGCAGCCTTAATCGCACTGCTGGAACTCACCAATAATGCCTCAATGATCTTACCCGCTATGTTTGTCAGTATTCCTGCGTTTTTAGTCGCACATCAGGGTTTCAATTCTAAGTCACTATTTTATAAACAACTGGAGATTATGGGACTGGACTATAAGGTCTCACCAGTGAAACTGGGCCTGATGAAAACGGGTGTACGCGCCATAATGGACAGACGCTTTGTGATTGTCAGAGACAATGATGACCTATTACTTGAGGTATTAAAACGTGCCGAAGGTCGTTCTGTACTGGCAAGAGATGCCCTAGGTGATATTCAAATGTTACAACTCGAGCTTCAAGTTAGCGATGATGTGAGTACATTAACCAGACACCCCATGCAAGGCCTACCAGATACGGCCACACTCAATGAAGTCTATCAAATCCTATCACGTCATAGGCGCGGGGAGGTCTATATATACCAGGGCAAGCAAGACAAGGTTATCGGTGTGATCAGCTGGGGAGTTCTGCAGAAAGAGATAAATTCAGGCCAGATTTGA
- a CDS encoding c-type cytochrome: MGNKLKRIRQLSFALLLPCVLVNSALAADNDARLLAMCQACHGSDGSSQFSSIPNLKWQNQQYLVQQLQQFKTGQRQDKTMTKVAKLLTTEQIELMATYFSKGEEK, encoded by the coding sequence ATGGGTAATAAACTAAAAAGAATAAGACAGCTTAGCTTCGCACTTCTTTTACCATGTGTCTTAGTCAATTCTGCACTTGCTGCAGATAATGACGCAAGACTCTTGGCAATGTGTCAAGCATGTCATGGCAGTGACGGGAGTAGTCAATTTAGCTCCATCCCGAATCTTAAATGGCAAAACCAGCAATACTTGGTTCAACAATTACAACAATTCAAAACGGGTCAACGCCAAGACAAGACCATGACCAAGGTCGCAAAACTGCTTACCACAGAGCAGATAGAATTAATGGCAACCTATTTCAGCAAGGGTGAGGAAAAATAA